In the genome of Pempheris klunzingeri isolate RE-2024b chromosome 20, fPemKlu1.hap1, whole genome shotgun sequence, the window GTTGATCAggacatcagaacatcagtagATCAGAACGTCAGTTGATCAGGACATCAGAACGTCAGTTGATCAggacatcagaacatcagtagatcagaacatcagttgatcaggacatcagaacatcagttgATCAGGACATCAGAACGTCAGTTGATCAggacatcagaacatcagtagATCAGAACATCAGTTGATCAGGACATCAGAACGTCAGTTGATCAGAACATCAGTAGATCAGAACATCAGTTGATCAggacatcagaacatcagttgATCAGGACATCAGAACGTCAGTTGATCAggacatcagaacatcagtagATCAGAACATCAGTTGATCAGGACATCAGAACGTCAGTTGATCAGAACATCAGTAGATCAGAACATCAGTTGATCAggacatcagaacatcagtagatcagaacatcagttgatcaggacatcagaacatcagtagatcaggacatcagaacatcagtagatcagaacatcagttgatcaggacatcagaacatcagtagATCAGGACACCAGAACGTCAGTAGATCAGGACACCAGAACGTCAGTAGATCAGGACACCAGAACGTCAGTTGATCAggacatcagaacatcagtagatcagaacatcagttgatcaggacatcagaacatcagtagatcaggacatcagaacatcagttgATCAGGACATCAGAACACCAGTAGATCAGGACATCAGTAGATCAGAACATCAGTTGATCAggacatcagaacatcagaacgTCAGTTGATCAGGACATCAGAAAATCAGTAGATCAGAACATCAGTTGATCAGGACATCAGAACGTCAGTTGATCAggacatcagaacatcagtagatcagaacatcagttgatcaggacatcagaacatcagtagATCAGGACACCAGAACGTCAGTTGATCAGGACACCAGAACATCAGTAGATCAggacatcagaacatcagaacatcaggACATCAGAACATCCGTAGATCAggacatcagaacatcagtagATCAGGACACCAGAACGTCAGTAGATCAGGACACCAGAACATCAGTAGATCAGTTGATCAGAACATCAGTTGATCAGAACATCAGTTGATCAggacatcagaacatcagtagATCAGGACATCAGTTGATCAggacatcagaacatcagtagATCAGGACACCAGAACGTCAGTAGATCAGTAGATCAGGACACCAGAACGCCGGTAGATCAGGACACCAGAACATCGGTAGATCAGGACAACAGGACATCGGTAGATCAGGACACCAGAACATCGGTAGATCAGGACATCAGGACATCTATGTGTGTATTAACATCATGTGTGACCTTACCTTGTCTCTGCAGTGGACGTTGGCTCCGGCCTCCATCAGTTTGGCGGCGACCTCCATGTGACCTCGAGAGGACGCTCTGTGCAGACCTGTACGCTCAAACTgagcacacatcacacacacatcacaccaaatcatcacacacacacacagcctaacTAACGCTAACCCGATACtaactaatgataataataatgtgagtGTTGAGGACTCACGGCGTCGCAGGCGTCTACGTCTCCACCTGTCGACAGGTACCTGTCAatcacctgcagctgcttctgaTCGCAGGCCTTGAAGAAATCCTCCTCGTCCACATAGTAAGGCTAAGAGACACAGATGCAGTCGTGCCACTGGTCACATGACCATCGTTTAAAGGCCCGGGTCAGTGATGTCAGTGTGTGGCTCACCACGGGGGGGGCAGCGGGAGCCGCTGCAGCAGGTGTCCTCACCACAGCTTTCTGCTCCCTCTTGGTCTTCCTCAGAAGAAGAATGTTCTGGAGGTCAGCAGGTGTCTCCAGGAGAGGACGACCACATTTATCtgtctagagagagagagagagagacacacacacagagacaggtcagcgagagagagacagacagtactGCTGCAGTAGTATGACTATTACTGTGAATACAGGAAGTAACACATCAAGCTTTCAACCTTGATGCTGATTGGACGATCAGAGTCCTGCTTCTCCTGAGAGACGGAGGCCTCGTAGTCTCTGTCCTCCAtctagacagacacacagattaCATTAGAGAAATGTTGTCATgactacaggtgtgtgtgtgtggttttaacTCTCCCGAAgctgtaaactttatttaaagcccccccccccggctcaTGTCTCCTATAAAACTTTATTAGCAGCTTAAAGAGGAACAGCAGCTTCATGttacagctcagtgtgtgtgtgtgtgttttatcacagtcacatgacagctGGAGTGACGGATGAAGATGAGTCGTGagtcaaacagacaaaaccatGTTGCAGATCAGGTTTTCACCTCAGGAGTCCCCCCCCcaacctctgacccccccctcTGGGGAGGAAAAGACCAATAAAAGGACACCAGAGAAGGTCatgtccaacacacacacacacacacacacagtctatggTTTCATGTTTATATGTACATGTACTGACTGGTTCTATACGAGGAGTAAAAGATCAAAACATTCTAAAAGTCTTTCCCTCTTACCAtcatctcctcctgctcctcctgctcctcctgctcctcctccctccagctcATCTGTTCAGACCTGGCAGCATGAAGACAACAGACTGTTGGCTGATTATAACTAATGAACTCTTTCCATATTACTCTATGATggacaggcttttattttgaaatgtggtCTGGGTTCACCTGAGAACAGGTGAGGGTGGACGGATCAATCGGACGATGCCTCCTGATGCCCCCTGATGCCCCCTGATACCCCCTGATGCCCCCTGATAACCCCTGATACCCCCTGATAACCCCTGATGCCCCCTGATACCCCCTGATAACCCCTGATAGCCCCTGATACCCCCTGATACCCCCTGATAACCCCTGATGCCCCCTGATACCCCCTGATGCCCCCTGATAACCCCTGATACCCCCTGATACCCCCTGATAACCCCTGATGCCCCCTGATAACCCCTGATAGCCCCTGATGCCCCCTCTAGCTCTGCTCTGTTAGAACCTGAACTATCAAAACTATCAACTGTTCAACTTGTTAAAGTCAGAGcagcttccacacacacaggagaaccCAGAGCTGGGATCAATAACCAGTCATCAATAACCAATAACTAGTAATCAATAATGAGTAATGCCAGCTGACCTCTGTGGCTCCATGTTGGTGTTCACAGCAGCATGAGAAGAAAAACTGAAGATGAACGTCCGACTTTCCTGTTTGGGGACCAGGAGTCCtccttatatacacacacacacacacctacataggaagtgtgtgtgtgtgtgtgtgtgtgtgtgtgtgtgtgtgtgtgtgtgtgtgtgtgtgtgtgtgtgtgtgtgtgtgtgtgtgtgtgtgtgtgtgtgtgtgtgtgtgtgtgtgtgtgtgtgtgtgtgtgtgtgtgtgtgtgtgtgcgtgctgacctttgacctcggTAGTTGACCTTGCAGGAGACGGCTGCTGACCTGTCTGACCTCAGAGtaatcagagaagaagaagaagaacaggaagTGGTCGTAGTTTTACTGCGGTGGTACAGAAATACTGTTTATGATGGCTAATAACTATAACTTATACTGTGGATGACAGctactgactaactagtactGTGTATGAGAGCTAATTAACTAATAC includes:
- the LOC139220118 gene encoding ankyrin repeat domain-containing protein 1-like, with amino-acid sequence MSWREEEQEEQEEQEEMMMEDRDYEASVSQEKQDSDRPISIKTDKCGRPLLETPADLQNILLLRKTKREQKAVVRTPAAAAPAAPPVPYYVDEEDFFKACDQKQLQVIDRYLSTGGDVDACDAFERTGLHRASSRGHMEVAAKLMEAGANVHCRDKLWSTCVHCACRGGHLSVLKLLLNHGADVTAMDKLNSSPLHVSVRTGHHDCAEHVIHCGAEVNTQDREGDTPLHDAVRINRCKIIELLLLHGADTHIKNQDGRCPLDSVLDWQNETKTLLIEQRDRK